From the genome of Psychrilyobacter atlanticus DSM 19335, one region includes:
- a CDS encoding anthranilate synthase component II, with amino-acid sequence MIILIDNYDSFTYNLYQYLGRFEKDIRVFRNNEISVKEIEKLNPDKIVISPGPKTPKEAGICIELIKKLYKKYPIMGICLGHQAIGEAFGGTVSYAKEIFHGKSSKIVHSEDGIFNEITQNTQVARYHSLAILEETLNEELKIIARTNDGEIMAVRHKKYEVIGLQFHPESIYTPEGMKMIENFVVGGHI; translated from the coding sequence ATGATAATTTTAATAGATAATTACGATTCATTTACATATAATCTATATCAGTATTTAGGAAGGTTTGAAAAAGATATAAGAGTTTTCAGAAATAATGAGATAAGTGTAAAGGAGATAGAGAAGCTCAATCCAGATAAGATAGTTATATCTCCAGGACCTAAAACTCCTAAGGAAGCAGGAATATGTATAGAACTTATAAAAAAGTTGTATAAAAAATACCCTATCATGGGCATATGTTTAGGGCATCAAGCTATAGGAGAGGCATTTGGTGGAACAGTATCTTATGCCAAGGAGATATTTCATGGGAAATCATCTAAAATAGTTCATTCAGAAGATGGGATATTCAACGAAATAACCCAAAACACACAGGTAGCAAGGTATCACTCATTGGCTATTCTAGAAGAAACATTAAATGAAGAGCTGAAGATAATAGCGAGAACTAATGACGGTGAGATAATGGCTGTGAGACATAAAAAATATGAAGTTATAGGATTACAATTTCATCCTGAATCTATCTATACACCTGAAGGAATGAAAATGATTGAAAATTTTGTTGTAGGAGGACATATATGA
- a CDS encoding TonB-dependent receptor, whose translation MIKRAGVLALILACTVYAEDLNEEQFFEDSGVIRLEETTISGDGFENTIRDTPKNITIVTAQDIKESGAKNVVEAVKSVPGVKVSEGTGKTGVIDIRGQGANTQMNTAIIVDGVKMNPIDMSSFNLYSIPIETVEKIEIIPSGASVVYGDNTVGGAINIITKNGKGKDSLTLQVEGGSYENYNGNLGFNTTVDKFKIFGNVTGKTTDGYRENGYLRSQDVMVGTKYQINDANALTLKYDYHKDHMGFPGSLSKDQTDDDRTQASSPDDWGKNESHRFNLGYNYKKDNLEIINNTTYYTKNYNSYMTYGSTSTYSNSDAKTENISNDFKVKYNTDRNKFIAGFDLLNGDLDNKSNGLESDYSNWPTITTKPFSREGKVKKESIGGFISDTYSLTDDLDFTGGIRQQYTKFDYSNYEDKKYNTTVYDLALNYKYSETGSTFISYGTDFRTPTTDELVTYGVYNPDLKPQTGENFEIGVKDYIAETFVSASVFHKIIKDEIYYNSSKKINSNYDEDNKKIGFELLAERKFMKNLTLTTSYSYLQSEIDGGENKGNKTPGVPENKFSIGAKYDFTEKLKSNLLLNYVGSSYSFYDEKNEKDKVEAYTTLDFNLSYKINDSFDIYGGIKNLTDEEYNEYVDSYGYYYPAPERQYYVGFRYTM comes from the coding sequence ATGATAAAAAGAGCAGGGGTTTTAGCCCTAATTTTGGCGTGTACAGTTTATGCCGAGGATTTAAATGAGGAGCAGTTTTTTGAGGATAGTGGAGTAATAAGATTAGAGGAAACAACGATATCCGGAGACGGGTTTGAGAATACGATAAGAGATACACCTAAAAATATCACCATAGTTACTGCACAGGATATTAAAGAAAGCGGAGCTAAAAATGTAGTAGAAGCTGTAAAATCAGTTCCCGGAGTAAAAGTAAGTGAGGGGACGGGGAAAACAGGAGTAATAGATATCAGAGGGCAGGGAGCCAACACTCAAATGAATACAGCTATTATTGTAGATGGGGTAAAGATGAATCCTATCGATATGTCGAGTTTTAACCTATACAGCATCCCTATTGAGACAGTAGAAAAGATAGAGATAATCCCAAGTGGAGCATCTGTAGTCTATGGAGATAATACTGTAGGAGGAGCTATAAATATCATCACTAAAAATGGTAAAGGAAAAGACAGCTTGACCCTTCAAGTAGAAGGTGGATCATATGAGAATTATAATGGTAATCTTGGATTTAATACCACAGTGGATAAATTTAAAATTTTTGGAAATGTTACAGGAAAAACGACAGATGGGTATAGGGAAAATGGATATTTAAGATCACAAGATGTCATGGTAGGAACAAAATATCAGATAAACGATGCCAATGCTTTAACTTTAAAATATGACTATCATAAGGATCATATGGGATTTCCTGGATCGTTATCAAAAGATCAAACAGATGATGACAGGACACAAGCTAGTTCACCAGATGATTGGGGGAAAAATGAATCTCATAGATTTAACCTGGGGTATAATTATAAGAAGGACAATTTAGAGATAATAAATAATACAACTTATTATACTAAAAATTACAATTCTTATATGACTTATGGTTCTACATCAACATATAGTAATAGTGATGCTAAAACAGAAAATATTTCAAATGATTTCAAGGTAAAATATAACACAGACAGAAATAAATTTATTGCTGGGTTTGATTTATTAAATGGTGATTTAGATAATAAAAGCAATGGGTTGGAGAGTGATTATTCAAATTGGCCAACTATTACAACAAAACCTTTTTCTAGAGAAGGAAAAGTCAAAAAAGAAAGTATAGGTGGATTTATATCAGATACTTACAGTCTTACAGATGACCTTGATTTTACAGGGGGAATCAGACAGCAGTATACAAAGTTTGATTATTCAAATTACGAAGATAAAAAATATAACACAACTGTATATGATCTAGCATTAAACTATAAATATTCAGAAACAGGTTCGACTTTTATCAGTTATGGAACTGATTTTAGAACCCCTACAACAGATGAGCTTGTGACATATGGGGTTTATAACCCAGATTTAAAACCTCAGACTGGAGAAAATTTTGAGATCGGAGTAAAGGATTATATTGCCGAGACCTTTGTAAGTGCATCTGTATTCCATAAGATAATAAAAGATGAGATATATTACAATTCTAGTAAAAAGATTAATAGTAACTATGATGAAGACAATAAAAAGATAGGGTTTGAGTTGTTAGCAGAAAGGAAATTCATGAAAAACTTAACTTTAACTACATCTTATTCATACTTACAGTCAGAGATTGATGGTGGAGAAAATAAGGGAAATAAAACTCCAGGAGTACCAGAAAATAAATTTTCTATAGGGGCTAAATATGATTTTACAGAAAAGTTAAAATCTAACCTATTGTTAAATTACGTAGGTAGTTCATATAGTTTTTATGATGAAAAAAATGAAAAAGATAAAGTAGAGGCATACACTACTTTAGATTTCAACCTATCATATAAGATAAATGATTCATTTGATATCTATGGGGGAATCAAAAACTTAACTGATGAAGAATACAATGAATATGTGGATTCATATGGTTATTACTATCCAGCACCGGAAAGACAATACTATGTAGGATTCAGATATACTATGTAA
- a CDS encoding ATP:cob(I)alamin adenosyltransferase: MLKINYVIEAKGVIDELNCHLGKAAAIAKIDLPEVVEEIIEIQRNNFMVSYSLNNETKIKREKVDFLETKEEEYRKIVGGFTGFILQGGSLLGAEIHIARAVNRRLFRQVTYCSATGIDIDSVIFDYLNKLSSYLFTLSKYINHRLGVEEIKVYED, encoded by the coding sequence ATGTTAAAAATAAATTATGTAATAGAAGCCAAGGGCGTTATAGATGAATTAAATTGCCATCTGGGAAAAGCAGCAGCTATAGCTAAAATCGATCTGCCAGAAGTAGTGGAAGAGATAATTGAAATTCAAAGAAATAATTTTATGGTGAGTTATTCTCTAAACAATGAAACTAAAATAAAAAGGGAAAAGGTTGATTTTTTAGAAACAAAAGAAGAGGAATATAGAAAAATAGTAGGAGGATTCACCGGATTTATCCTTCAGGGAGGAAGTCTGTTAGGAGCGGAAATTCATATTGCCAGAGCAGTAAACAGGAGATTATTTAGACAAGTGACTTATTGCAGTGCTACAGGAATAGATATAGATAGTGTGATTTTTGATTATTTAAATAAATTATCGAGTTATCTATTTACCCTTTCAAAATATATAAATCATAGATTAGGTGTAGAAGAGATAAAAGTTTATGAGGATTAA
- the trpC gene encoding indole-3-glycerol phosphate synthase TrpC gives MILDNIVEKKKMRLKELNLDIKLLKEKAENTRSRSSFINALKKEGLSIIGEVKRASPSKGLIKENFDPLELAVEYEECVDAVSVLTEESFFLGSPEYLKKITLEVEIPALRKDFIVDEVQIYEAKILGASAILLITVILDEKILKKFIKTAESLGMDALVEVHTKEEVETALRAGAEIIGINNRNLKTFEVDLNTTIELAKLIPKDRVIVSESGIKDELDIKRLIAAEIDGVLIGEVFMRCDDIGGLVGKFKDTARGKI, from the coding sequence ATGATCTTAGACAACATAGTAGAAAAAAAGAAGATGAGGTTGAAAGAATTAAATTTGGATATAAAGTTATTGAAAGAAAAGGCTGAAAACACAAGATCCAGATCTAGTTTTATAAATGCACTAAAAAAAGAAGGGTTATCTATAATTGGGGAAGTAAAAAGAGCATCTCCATCTAAGGGTCTGATAAAAGAAAATTTTGACCCGCTGGAATTAGCTGTAGAATATGAAGAATGTGTAGATGCAGTATCTGTACTGACAGAGGAAAGTTTCTTCCTGGGAAGTCCAGAATATTTAAAAAAAATAACATTAGAAGTAGAAATACCTGCTCTGAGGAAAGATTTTATAGTAGACGAGGTTCAAATATATGAAGCGAAAATATTAGGAGCTTCAGCAATACTTTTAATAACAGTGATTTTAGATGAAAAGATATTGAAAAAATTTATAAAAACAGCTGAAAGTTTGGGGATGGATGCTCTGGTAGAGGTACATACAAAGGAGGAAGTTGAGACAGCCTTGAGGGCAGGTGCTGAGATAATAGGGATAAATAATAGGAATTTAAAAACATTTGAAGTGGACCTAAATACAACGATAGAGTTAGCAAAATTAATTCCAAAAGATAGGGTTATAGTGTCTGAGAGCGGGATAAAAGATGAGTTGGATATAAAAAGATTAATTGCAGCCGAGATAGACGGAGTGTTGATTGGAGAAGTCTTTATGAGGTGTGATGATATAGGCGGATTAGTAGGAAAATTTAAGGATACAGCAAGGGGAAAAATATGA
- a CDS encoding phosphoribosylanthranilate isomerase has protein sequence MTKIKICGLQRVEDIEMVNKNLPDYVGFVFANSKRKVTKEKVKELIDRLDRRIKTVGVFVDEKSEDVEKVAKYCGLDILQFHGEETTEYCDCFRDRYEIWKAFSVRDRGIEKRLIEYKKYTDICLLDAYNKNVRGGSGKVFNWDLIEGVSKKYKIALAGGITPKNILEAVEKVEPYIIDLSSGVEIDGFKDEGKIKEIIKKIRRGGEDG, from the coding sequence ATGACAAAAATAAAAATATGTGGATTACAAAGAGTGGAAGATATAGAGATGGTGAATAAAAATTTACCTGATTATGTAGGGTTTGTTTTTGCTAATAGTAAGAGAAAAGTTACTAAAGAGAAGGTTAAAGAATTAATAGATAGACTGGATAGAAGGATAAAAACTGTAGGAGTATTTGTAGATGAAAAAAGTGAAGATGTAGAAAAGGTGGCAAAATATTGTGGCTTGGATATACTTCAATTTCACGGAGAGGAAACAACAGAATATTGTGATTGTTTTAGAGATCGATATGAGATCTGGAAAGCATTTTCAGTAAGGGATAGAGGTATAGAAAAAAGACTTATAGAATACAAAAAATATACAGATATTTGTCTTTTAGATGCCTATAATAAAAATGTTAGAGGTGGAAGTGGGAAGGTTTTTAATTGGGATTTGATTGAAGGAGTCAGTAAAAAATACAAGATAGCTCTGGCTGGTGGGATAACTCCTAAAAATATATTAGAAGCTGTAGAAAAGGTAGAGCCTTATATTATAGATTTGAGTTCAGGTGTAGAAATAGATGGATTTAAAGATGAAGGGAAAATAAAAGAAATTATAAAAAAAATAAGAAGGGGTGGAGAAGATGGATAG
- the trpE gene encoding anthranilate synthase component I produces the protein MEKKKQMKVYTKIIAGDTETPVTIFKKYVGDRVGLLLESRDNEKGRYSFIAKNPFRRLKSFGDEYELDGEKIKKDGKKFMEIVEGHIKEYSLEDDESVYIGGAYGTIGYDTVREYEELLDENLDNIGTPDSDLMFFKEGIVFDHFHQNLIFTVIETPDREGGLRTDIKFLEIEKILENNLDMKLESKKKMEAEGELKGNTTKEEFMENVEKAQKYIYEGDIFQVVLSQRWEMETKEKPFDLYRKLRITNPSPYLFYINFGDYQIAGSSPEMLVEVKENKIYTCPIAGTRRRGENLEEDRILATDLINDEKEVAEHVMLVDLARNDVGKVSKIDSVEVTQFMKVQNYSHVMHLVSLVEGKKKEEETNFSVLSSILPAGTLSGAPKVRAMEIIEELEKSRRGIYGGAVGYFSYGGNMDTCIAIRTMVIKDEKIYLQAGAGITGDSVPENEYEECKNKIRALVTAINR, from the coding sequence GTGGAGAAGAAAAAGCAGATGAAAGTTTATACAAAAATAATAGCGGGAGACACAGAAACACCGGTGACTATTTTTAAAAAGTACGTAGGAGACAGGGTGGGGTTGCTCCTAGAAAGCAGGGACAATGAAAAAGGTAGATATTCATTTATAGCTAAAAATCCATTTAGAAGATTGAAAAGTTTTGGGGATGAATATGAGTTAGATGGTGAAAAGATAAAAAAAGATGGAAAAAAGTTTATGGAAATTGTAGAGGGACATATAAAAGAATATTCCTTAGAGGATGATGAAAGTGTGTATATCGGAGGAGCCTATGGAACTATAGGATATGATACAGTCAGGGAATATGAAGAATTATTGGATGAAAACCTGGATAATATTGGGACTCCAGATTCAGATTTGATGTTTTTCAAAGAAGGGATTGTATTTGATCATTTTCATCAAAATCTTATATTCACGGTGATAGAGACACCGGATAGAGAGGGAGGATTAAGAACAGACATTAAATTTCTGGAGATAGAAAAAATATTAGAAAATAACCTAGATATGAAATTAGAATCTAAAAAAAAGATGGAAGCTGAAGGAGAGTTAAAAGGAAATACCACAAAGGAAGAGTTTATGGAAAATGTAGAAAAAGCACAAAAATATATCTATGAAGGGGATATATTTCAGGTGGTTTTGTCACAGAGGTGGGAGATGGAGACAAAGGAAAAACCATTTGATCTATATAGAAAATTGAGGATTACAAACCCATCGCCATATTTATTTTATATAAATTTTGGTGATTATCAGATAGCCGGGAGTTCCCCTGAGATGTTAGTAGAAGTGAAAGAAAATAAAATATATACCTGTCCCATAGCAGGAACAAGGAGAAGAGGAGAAAATTTAGAAGAGGATAGAATTTTGGCGACCGATCTAATAAATGATGAAAAAGAGGTGGCAGAACATGTAATGTTGGTGGATCTAGCTCGAAATGATGTGGGAAAAGTTTCTAAGATAGACAGTGTAGAAGTAACTCAATTTATGAAGGTGCAAAATTATTCCCATGTGATGCATCTGGTTTCATTAGTTGAAGGGAAGAAAAAAGAAGAAGAAACAAACTTTTCTGTACTATCCTCCATCCTGCCGGCGGGAACATTATCAGGAGCTCCAAAGGTAAGAGCTATGGAAATAATAGAGGAATTAGAAAAAAGTAGAAGGGGAATATATGGAGGAGCAGTGGGATATTTTTCCTATGGGGGAAATATGGATACCTGTATAGCTATTAGGACTATGGTTATAAAAGATGAAAAGATATATTTACAGGCAGGAGCAGGTATTACAGGAGACTCTGTTCCAGAAAATGAATATGAGGAATGTAAGAACAAAATAAGAGCTTTGGTAACGGCAATTAATCGATAA
- the trpD gene encoding anthranilate phosphoribosyltransferase: protein MIKIMEKLIRGENLTESQMNYAMTEIMEGRVSEIHITSFLTALRVKGETSEEISGGAKVMREKAVPIDFGDRYTVDTCGTGGDGVNTYNISTASAFVLAAGGVSVVKHGNRSVSSQCGSADVLETLGINIDISSKKVKECVEKIDIGFLYAPVFHSSMKYAGSVRKELGFRTIFNMLGPLTNPARANGQVLGVFHENLTELMAEAMKKIGTEHVLVVHGVDGMDEITVTDKTKVSELKDGKINTYYIKPEDFEIKRRSKEELKGGTPKENGEIIRGIFKGSITGAKKDILILNSGAALYVGKKVSSIKEGVQMAREIIESGKALSKLDELIEVTNK from the coding sequence ATGATTAAGATTATGGAAAAATTAATCAGAGGTGAAAATCTTACAGAATCCCAGATGAACTATGCAATGACAGAAATAATGGAAGGGAGAGTAAGTGAAATTCATATAACCAGCTTTTTAACGGCTCTGAGGGTAAAGGGGGAAACTTCGGAGGAGATAAGTGGTGGAGCTAAGGTTATGAGGGAAAAAGCGGTACCGATAGATTTTGGAGATCGATATACTGTGGATACCTGTGGAACAGGAGGAGATGGTGTAAATACATATAATATTTCTACAGCATCAGCTTTTGTATTAGCTGCTGGAGGAGTGTCAGTGGTAAAACATGGTAACAGATCGGTATCCAGCCAATGTGGAAGTGCAGATGTACTGGAAACTTTGGGAATAAATATAGATATAAGTTCAAAAAAGGTAAAAGAGTGTGTAGAAAAGATAGATATTGGATTTTTATATGCTCCTGTCTTTCATAGCTCTATGAAATATGCAGGTTCAGTCAGAAAAGAGCTGGGATTTAGAACCATATTCAATATGCTGGGACCCCTTACAAATCCTGCTAGAGCCAATGGGCAGGTATTGGGAGTATTCCATGAAAATTTGACCGAACTTATGGCAGAAGCTATGAAAAAAATAGGAACTGAACATGTATTGGTTGTTCATGGGGTGGATGGAATGGACGAAATAACAGTAACCGATAAAACTAAAGTAAGTGAATTAAAAGATGGAAAAATCAACACCTATTATATAAAACCAGAGGATTTTGAAATAAAAAGAAGATCTAAAGAAGAATTAAAAGGGGGAACTCCGAAAGAGAATGGAGAGATAATAAGGGGAATATTTAAGGGCAGTATTACAGGAGCAAAAAAAGATATATTGATCCTAAACAGTGGAGCAGCTCTCTATGTCGGAAAAAAAGTATCTTCTATTAAAGAGGGAGTACAGATGGCCAGGGAGATAATTGAAAGCGGGAAAGCCCTTAGTAAATTAGATGAATTGATAGAAGTGACTAATAAATAA
- the aroF gene encoding 3-deoxy-7-phosphoheptulonate synthase, whose product MIIKLKKGATDDQVNHIVEVFENLGMEIKGISGKEYGILGIIGDTSKLSIRDMEALEGVEKVTRIQEPFKKANRKMQEECTIIDVNGIKIGRGNFTIMSGPCSVESRDQILEVARSVKKSGAQILRGGAYKPRTSPYAFQGMELEGLELLKEARKETGMPIVTEIMSVDLVEKFAEEVDIIQVGARNMQNFDLLKALGKIDKPILLKRGLSATIEEWLMSAEYIMAGGNEKVILCERGIRTYEKYTRNTLDLSAVLAVKKLSHLPVIVDPSHATGKRWMVKKLAMAAAAVGADGLMIEVHNDPENALCDGAQSLRPEQFEDLVRDVSKILEVVGKKM is encoded by the coding sequence ATGATAATTAAACTAAAAAAAGGTGCCACAGATGATCAAGTGAACCACATTGTAGAAGTATTTGAAAACCTTGGGATGGAGATAAAGGGTATATCAGGAAAGGAATATGGGATTCTAGGGATAATAGGGGATACATCAAAATTAAGTATAAGAGATATGGAAGCATTAGAAGGAGTAGAAAAGGTGACGAGAATACAAGAACCGTTTAAGAAAGCTAATAGAAAGATGCAAGAGGAATGTACAATAATCGATGTAAATGGAATAAAAATTGGTAGAGGGAATTTCACAATTATGTCTGGACCTTGTTCAGTAGAGTCAAGGGATCAAATTTTAGAAGTAGCAAGGTCAGTAAAGAAATCAGGAGCTCAAATTTTACGTGGTGGAGCATACAAGCCAAGAACTTCTCCATATGCTTTCCAAGGAATGGAATTAGAGGGATTAGAATTATTAAAGGAAGCGAGAAAAGAAACTGGAATGCCAATAGTAACTGAAATTATGTCGGTAGATCTAGTGGAAAAATTTGCTGAAGAGGTAGATATAATCCAAGTAGGAGCTAGAAATATGCAAAACTTTGACCTGTTAAAAGCACTTGGAAAGATAGATAAACCTATTTTATTAAAAAGAGGGTTATCAGCTACCATCGAAGAATGGTTGATGTCTGCTGAATATATAATGGCAGGAGGAAATGAAAAAGTAATCCTATGTGAAAGAGGAATTAGAACATATGAAAAATACACAAGAAATACATTGGATCTAAGTGCAGTATTAGCAGTAAAAAAATTAAGTCACCTGCCAGTAATTGTAGATCCAAGTCATGCTACAGGGAAAAGATGGATGGTAAAAAAGTTGGCTATGGCAGCAGCAGCAGTAGGAGCAGACGGACTGATGATAGAGGTACACAATGATCCTGAAAATGCACTATGTGATGGGGCACAATCACTTAGACCAGAGCAATTTGAAGATTTAGTAAGAGATGTAAGTAAGATATTAGAGGTAGTTGGGAAAAAGATGTAA
- the trpA gene encoding tryptophan synthase subunit alpha: MNRIEKKFKELGGNKALITYITAGDPGLDQTEELIYAMERGGADIVELGIPYSDPIADGPVIQAAGKRALENGTRLFKVLEVVKNVREKTEIPLVFLIYFNTILSHGIENFIKKCQEAGVDGLIIPDLPLEERGEIRELIEGSGVDLIPLVAPNSKERLGEIINQGGGGFVYCISSFGVTGVRESFDVDLKSFLEEVRIETDLPLAVGFGISSREHVEKIHRIADGAIVGSAIVKLAHETNGDSKVIEGKVRELKGARNDRRV, encoded by the coding sequence ATGAACAGGATAGAGAAAAAGTTTAAAGAGTTAGGAGGAAATAAAGCATTGATTACATATATAACAGCTGGAGATCCCGGCTTAGATCAGACAGAAGAGCTTATCTATGCTATGGAAAGGGGAGGAGCTGACATAGTAGAACTTGGAATACCATATTCGGATCCTATAGCTGATGGGCCTGTTATCCAGGCAGCCGGGAAAAGAGCTCTAGAGAATGGAACCAGGTTATTCAAAGTACTTGAAGTTGTTAAAAATGTCAGGGAAAAAACAGAGATTCCCTTGGTATTTTTAATCTATTTCAATACTATCTTGAGCCACGGTATAGAAAACTTTATAAAAAAATGCCAGGAAGCTGGGGTAGATGGGCTTATAATACCTGACCTTCCCTTGGAGGAAAGGGGCGAAATTAGAGAACTAATAGAAGGGAGCGGGGTAGATTTAATACCATTAGTTGCTCCTAATTCCAAGGAGAGATTGGGAGAAATAATTAATCAGGGAGGGGGTGGATTTGTCTACTGTATATCATCTTTTGGTGTAACTGGAGTCAGGGAGAGTTTTGATGTAGATTTAAAAAGTTTCCTGGAAGAAGTGAGGATAGAGACAGATTTACCTTTAGCAGTTGGTTTTGGCATATCTAGTAGGGAACATGTAGAAAAGATACATAGGATAGCAGATGGAGCTATAGTCGGATCAGCTATTGTGAAATTAGCTCATGAAACTAATGGTGATTCAAAAGTAATAGAGGGAAAAGTCAGGGAATTAAAAGGCGCTAGAAATGACAGAAGGGTATAG
- the trpB gene encoding tryptophan synthase subunit beta, translating into MDRKFGEFGGQYVAETLMNPLKNLEIAYKEAKNDPEFMKEYRYYLKEYVGRETPLFYAEKMSEKLGGAKIYLKREDLNHTGAHKINNVLGQILLAKRMGKKKVIAETGAGQHGVATATGAALFGMECEVFMGVEDMERQKINVFKMELLGAKVTGVSSGTGTLKDATNEAIRKWVQRVEDTFYVIGSVVGPHPYPTMVRDFQKVIGEETKSQIIKAEGRLPDAIIACVGGGSNAMGMFYDFIKDEKVALYGVEAAGYGIGTGQHAAAFCGSVGVIHGMKTYMLCDEDGNITPAHSISAGLDYPGVGPEHAHLHDIKRVKYESVTDDEALEGFKLLTRQEGIMPALESSHAIAYAAKLAPKMEKDQILVINISGRGDKDIHTVAEYLGGE; encoded by the coding sequence ATGGATAGAAAGTTTGGGGAATTTGGAGGTCAGTATGTAGCTGAAACACTGATGAATCCATTGAAAAATTTAGAGATAGCCTATAAAGAGGCAAAAAATGACCCGGAATTTATGAAAGAATACAGATATTATCTAAAGGAATATGTAGGGCGTGAAACACCATTATTTTATGCTGAAAAGATGAGTGAAAAACTAGGCGGGGCAAAAATATATTTAAAAAGAGAAGATTTGAACCACACTGGGGCTCATAAGATAAACAATGTATTGGGGCAGATCTTGCTGGCAAAAAGGATGGGGAAAAAGAAAGTTATCGCTGAAACGGGAGCAGGGCAGCATGGGGTAGCAACAGCTACAGGAGCAGCACTGTTTGGGATGGAATGTGAAGTTTTCATGGGTGTAGAAGATATGGAAAGACAGAAGATAAATGTTTTTAAGATGGAATTATTGGGAGCTAAGGTGACAGGTGTATCATCTGGAACAGGAACCTTGAAAGATGCAACCAATGAAGCTATAAGAAAATGGGTTCAGAGGGTAGAGGATACATTTTATGTGATTGGATCGGTAGTCGGACCTCATCCATATCCAACTATGGTAAGAGATTTTCAAAAGGTAATAGGAGAGGAAACCAAATCACAGATAATAAAAGCTGAAGGTAGGTTACCAGATGCAATAATTGCCTGTGTAGGTGGTGGGTCCAATGCCATGGGTATGTTTTACGATTTTATAAAAGATGAAAAGGTAGCACTCTATGGGGTGGAAGCAGCCGGGTATGGGATAGGAACAGGGCAGCATGCAGCAGCATTTTGCGGGAGCGTAGGAGTGATACATGGGATGAAAACTTATATGCTATGTGATGAGGATGGAAATATAACACCAGCACACTCTATATCAGCTGGATTGGACTATCCAGGAGTAGGGCCGGAACATGCCCATCTACACGATATAAAAAGGGTGAAATATGAATCGGTGACAGATGATGAAGCACTGGAAGGCTTTAAACTGCTAACCAGGCAGGAGGGAATAATGCCGGCTCTTGAAAGCTCCCATGCCATAGCTTATGCAGCGAAATTAGCTCCTAAGATGGAAAAAGACCAGATATTAGTAATAAATATATCGGGACGTGGGGATAAAGACATCCATACAGTAGCTGAATATTTAGGAGGGGAATAA
- a CDS encoding prephenate dehydrogenase — protein sequence MKQKKTLSIVGLGLIGGCYAKTLRDEFDTIYGIDLDEKALSYAESEGIIDRGFMESKNPLSESDLVVICLYPNLVEEFIERNIDNFKPNAVITDAVGVKGDMIDRIIGNLPSGIDFVGAHPMAGREVKGVWNSSEEIFNGANFIITPHPLNNNNNLDLIEKLAYEMGFKRVSRITPRKHDEIISFTSQLTHAIAVALVNSDEKNFDTNVFIGDSYRDLTRIAMINEELWDKLFMGNKDNLIKKIERFEESLDIIKNSLKEGDSESLKEEFRKSTVRRKEIS from the coding sequence ATGAAACAAAAAAAAACATTAAGTATAGTAGGATTAGGGCTTATAGGTGGGTGTTATGCTAAGACCTTGAGAGATGAATTTGACACCATTTATGGGATAGATCTAGATGAAAAAGCTCTCTCCTATGCAGAATCTGAAGGGATAATAGATAGGGGATTTATGGAATCTAAAAACCCTCTATCTGAAAGTGATTTAGTAGTAATTTGTCTCTATCCCAACTTAGTAGAAGAATTTATAGAAAGAAATATTGATAACTTTAAACCTAATGCAGTTATTACAGATGCAGTAGGAGTGAAGGGTGATATGATAGATAGAATAATAGGAAATCTTCCATCAGGTATAGATTTTGTAGGAGCTCATCCTATGGCAGGAAGGGAAGTAAAAGGGGTATGGAACTCTAGTGAAGAGATATTTAATGGAGCCAACTTTATAATAACCCCTCATCCCTTGAATAATAATAATAATTTAGACCTTATAGAAAAATTGGCATATGAGATGGGATTTAAGAGGGTTTCTCGGATAACTCCTAGAAAACATGATGAAATAATATCTTTTACCAGTCAATTAACTCATGCAATAGCAGTCGCTTTAGTTAATTCAGACGAAAAAAACTTTGATACTAATGTATTTATAGGAGATTCATATCGTGACCTTACTCGTATAGCCATGATAAATGAAGAACTATGGGATAAGTTGTTCATGGGAAACAAGGATAACCTCATAAAAAAAATAGAAAGATTTGAGGAAAGTTTAGATATAATAAAAAATTCTTTAAAAGAAGGAGATAGTGAATCCCTCAAAGAAGAGTTCAGGAAATCTACCGTAAGGAGAAAGGAGATATCTTAA